The Paenibacillus sp. FSL R7-0345 DNA segment TCCGCCCTTCCAGTTCACCCAGGCGGATACGGTAATTTCGTCGGCAGCCGCTGGCGGAAGAGTAGCCGGCAGGGTCACATAGCTGTCGCTTCCGTTCAGACTGATCGCCTGGCCCACCCGGCCCTCTGCATAGACCGGGGTTCCGGATACCGCTGCGTCAGCCAGGCCATCCTCACTGCCGGCGTTGCCGTCAAACGGGTAGCGGACTACATTCCCGTACGCAGCCGCGGTAACAGTAACTGCCGCTTCAGCCGGCAATTCACTTACCGGGGCTTCAATATAAGTGGAGTCCGTAACCCCGGCACGTATTCCATCGTCTGACACAGAAGAGGTTAGGACGGTTCCGGCAGACAGCCGAGTTGTACCGCCCGCAGCCTCTGCGGGGAAAACCGGTGTTGCCGCCAAGATAACCGAAACCGCCGCAATTGCACATTTGTACATCCAGCTTTTTAGCGTTTTCATTTTTTCCTCCCGGGTTCATTTTGTTGAACAATCCCAGTACTTTTAATGAAGGCCCTCTCCTATTCCGGTGAAGCTCTTTTTCTGTTTACTAGCTAAAATGACGCCGGATACGCTCATATTCGTCAGCCGTAATGGCCAGCACCGTCCCGTGCTTGAAGCGGTAAGGAAAGCTGAACTGCTCATCCGAGCGGACAAACCGCCCGCCTCGCAGCGTGTCGGCGACAAACGGAACATAACCCTGTCCTTCGCCGCGCACGCCGTAAAAGTCGAGCATCAGGCACCATTTTCCGTCCGGAAGCTTGAATGCGGTAGGACCTTCGTACGCACCAGGCGTAAGCTTAGCCATTTCTGCGGCAAAACTCATATTCTCTGTATAGGCTCCGGTAAGTGTCTCCCCATGCTGAAGCAGAATGCCGCTCCCGTCCTTCCTGCACAGCAGCTGCGGCTTGTCAAAGCTTATGAAATCCCTCGTCCGTGTGTAAAAGATTGCTTTGTCCCCAAAATGATTGGAGGCATGGGCTGCGCTAAAATGAATGACGTACTCATCCCGCCCCGCATCATGGAATACTTCCGGTGCCCACAGGCAGCCGAAGTCTTCATCGCCCAGCCCGACCAGTCTTTCCTCCGACCAGTTCACCAGATCACCGGATTCCCAGAGTACCAGATGCTTGCTCCCGCTGCGGGCGATATTCTGCCATTGCCCTTGATACTTAGTATTGAAGTTATTTGCCAGGCTAAGGTCGGTAGACAGGATATAAAATTTACCCGATTGTGCGCGGACGATCGTGTGATCCCTCACCCCTTTATCTCCCTTTTGGCTCCACAGCACCGGTTCACAGCCGTTCACCTGCTCCCAGTTGAATCCGTCCCTGCTGAGGCCGAAGTAGACCTGCTCCCCGTCCGGCGTCTCCTTCTCCCGGAAATGTACAAATAAATATGCGCTTGCCATGGTAATACCCCCGCTCCTATTCTGTGGCGCTTCCGACAGCCTTACTCCTCAAACAAAATCCCCCGCACATACTCATTCACCTCAAGCAAGCCCTGCTCCGGCAGCAGAATCGTCTGCCCGTTTACCTTGAGGCGCTTGAAGCTCACATGATCGGCGGTCCGTTCGTCATCATAACCGTAGATCTGAATCGGATGCGCATTGCTCCCGTTATACGAAACATTCTCAAAGCAGATATGCTCAATCCGGCGTCCGGGGACGGGATTATAGTCCTTGTTCCATACCACTCTCAGGTCGATCAGACGGCCAAGCTCGAAGGGCTCGACTCGAATATTCCGGTATAGTACATTCCTGACTGTGTTTTTATCACCGGCATTGATGGCCATGGCTCCCATATAATTCGTCTGCGGCTCGTGATGCTCCAGAATATCGATGTTCTCGAACACGATATCTTCAATAATATCCCCGTCCCCGTGATGGTCACCGTGGGTGCCGATCATCAGCGGATGGGCGACATCCGCCCAGAGGATGGAATTACGCACCCGGATGCCGCTGCTGCTCCCGTAATAATCCCAGCGTGAGCCGTAGATCGCTATGCAGTCATCCGAGGTGCGCAGGAAGACATCATCAATCTCAATATCGGTGCAGGCCATCATATCAATGCCGTCCGACCAGCCCCGGGTGCTGAAGGATTTGAAATTCCGGATGGACACCTGCCGCGATTTGCCTATATAAATGCTGTAATGAGGCGGGTCCAGCGTAATAATGCCTTCAACCGAGATATGCTCAGAGAACCTAATCCGGATGCCGCGGAAGGCCGAGAACCGGTGAAAGTCAGACAGGCGAATAATCCCCCTTCCGCGTATGGAAACATCATGAACGTGATCGCAGACCATGGAGCCTGCCACAACGGCGCCGCCGGCAATATAGACCGTTATCCCGGATGGAATCCTTAGCAGCGTCTCCTCGATATAATGCATGCCCGGTGCAAAATACAGCGTATCCCGCACCCGCCCGTCAGTTCCCTCAGCTTCTGCCAGCAGACGGTAGATATCCTCTGTCCGGTGGATGGCCGGCTGCAGCAGGAGAACGTTATCCTGCTGCGGGTCCGGTGCATCCCTCTCACAGGGGTTAACGAACAGGTGCAGATTACTGAACCGCTCCCCGTTGATTTCGATCGACAGCTTCTGCGGACGGTCCAGCATAAAGGTCAATTCCATGTCTGTCTGCTTAAAAGGGAGGTCCACTGACAGCGGACGGATTACCGCCTCATGAACCGGCTGCTTCAGGCTCTCTACCCGTACCTCCACTTTCCCGCTCATATCAAAATAGGCCATAGACGCAGAACGCACATTGTGCATATCCACCTTGACCTCATACACAAACAGCTGCTGCCAGGCTTCCCCGGGAATCCGCACATATACTGCAAAATCCTCCTTGCCGGGTACGTCCGGCGGGGCAGTGTAAACCACTAGTTTATCCATGTTCGCACCATCTTTCGGATTCTATTTCCTAAGCCGCCCGGCAGGAATGTCCCTGCCGGGCGGCTTGCACAGCTTGTTATTTGGATGCCTTGAATGCATCCACCTGCTTCTGCAATTCAGCCAGATAAGCATCGAAGCCTGCATCCTTCAGCTGCTTCTGTACTTTTGCCAGATCGCCGCCGATGTCATTGGTCATCCCTACGCTAAGCGGCTGGATATATTGGGTTTTTACAGTCTCCAGATTGGACAGTTCGGTAGCCAGCGAGCTGGTGTCGAAGCTGAAGCCTTCGTACGGATCTGTACCTCCTGCTTCCGAACGCTTGATTCCTTCAGCCTGAAGCTCGTCATATATGCTTTTCCATTCACCCGGATATTTGACCTGAAGCGCCATATACCCATCAGCCAGCCCGGTCCAGGCTGGCTTGATGTTGTCCGTCGGAATGCCTTCATAATTAATGAAGCCTTCACCATCCAGATTGTAGTTCTCCCCTTCCACCCCGTAAGCCAGCAAATTATAATAGGTAGGATCGGTATGCGCCTTCTCAATCAGCTTGAGTGCCTGCAGCGCATATTGTGAATTAGCGCCTACTGAGATCATAGTAATCGTGCTTGGCGACATTCTTGGCAGGAAGGCCGGGGCATTATTATCCATTAAAAAGTCATACCAGCCATAGGTTGAATCCGGCAACGCCTCTTTCAGCTGGTTGATATAGTTGTTGCTGACTGCACCAAAGTGATTGTTGAATTCGAGCGGCTTCTGATCCACCTTCATCAGCTCCAGCGTTTCGGCAGTCGCATTGCCTTGTGCGGCAAGCACGTCATGATCGACGATTCCGTCGTCATACCATTGCTTGGCTTTTGCTACAGCCTCTTTATATTCAGGCGTATCATAGATGCTGATTATCTTGTAAGGATCATCATAGGCGGCTACGGCATAATCGGCGGCAACCGTATAGTATTTGCTGGCAATCAGCTGGGAGTAAATATTTGTGCCAAAACGCTTGTCATTCAGCATCGGGGTAGACGGATATTCCTCTTTGGCTTTGTAGAGATACTGCTCGGCTGTTTCCAGGCTGCTGATTTCCGGAAGCCCCCATTTCTGGCGCAGGTCCTCGCGGTACAGCATACCTTCCCCGCCGCCGCCCGGCTTGTTGTATTGCGGAATGCCGAATACCTTGCCGTCGATTTTTACGCGGTCGAGCGAGCCCTTGTAGTGTTCTACCAGATCGGGCGTTTCTTCCAGAAGCGGCGTCAGATCGGCGAAAGCGTTCTTGGTGGCAAAGTTGGCAAAATCGGACCAGGCACCGCCGACATAAAGATCATATTCCTTGGCGGCGATAGCGCGGCTGATCTGGTTTTTCTCATCGCCCCATGGGATATAGTCGAACCGGACCCGGATACCGAGATCCTTTTCAGTCAAAGCGTCCAGCTCTTTATAAAAGGTATCCAGTCCGCTTTTCGGTTCGTTCCCCATCGTAATCGCTTTCAATTCAACGATTTCTTTCGGTGCATCCGTTGCTGCCGAGTTACCGGTCTTAGCAGGCTCACTTCCGCTGTTACCGCTGCCCGAATTCGAATTTGAGCAGGCTGTAGACAGGCCCAGCAATAAGGCCATGGATGTGACGAACATTGTCTTTGTGATTTGCTTTCTCTTCAAGCTTAACCCCTCCATTATTAGAACAAGTATATGTTCAGCGGAGAAAACAGTAAATACGTCTTCTCCGCTTCAAACCGGATTCGTCAGCCGTTTTGGGCTGCCGTTTCTTACCCCTTCACACTGCCGACTACCAGTCCGCTGACAAAATAGCGCTGCACAAACGGATAGAACAGCAGAACCGGGCCGGTAACCAGCATCGCCGTAGCCAGCTTCATCGTTTCACTGGGCAGCTGCTGGATAATCAGGACATCTGAGCCCTTGACTGCATCCGTTACTCTGGACAGCATCCGGTAGAGCAGGTATTGCAGCCCCCATTTATCCTTATCTGTGATCAGATAGAGGCTGTAGGTAAACCAGTTGTTCCAGTAGCCAAGTGCCGTGAACAGACCGATGGTCGCCATGGCCGGCTTGGTGAGCGGAATGATGATCTGCCAGTAGATCCGGAAATCCCCGGCTCCGTCGATTCTCGCTGATTCCATCAGCGCATCGGGAATTCCCTTGATGAAGTTCCGGAACAGGAATACGTTGAACGCAGACATCAGGCCGCCGAGAATAACAGACCAGAGCGAGTGATTCAGATGCAGCACATTGGCTACAACGAGATAGGTAGGAATCAGGCCGCCGCTGAACAGTGTCGTAAAGTAGACGAAGAATGACACCTTGTCCCGGTGCTTAAAATCCGGGCGGGAGAGCACATACCCCCCCATAGAGGTACAAAGCAGGCCGAGAAAGGTTCCTACCGCCGTTACATAGATCGTAACCATATAGGCTCTGCCGATCGTGTTGCCCAGTGAAGTGAAGACAACCCGGTAGGCCTCCAAAGTGAAGCCCTTGGGTATAATCGAATATCCGCTCCGTACTACCTCAGACTCTGTGCTGAAGGAGCCGGAGAGCATAATAATAAACGGAATCACGCAGAGCAAGGCACCGATGGAAACCGCCACCACAGCGAAAACATCAAATATTCTTGTTCCGGCGTCCTTGCGGATTTTACTGCCGTGCTTATCAACAGCCACAGTACTCACGTGCAATCACAGCCCTTTCTAGAATAAAGAATTTTCCCGGTCTACTTTTCTGACAATGGCATTGACGGTCAGGATCAGCAGCAGGCCGAATACGGATTGATACAGGCCCGCAGCCGTTCCCAGATTAATACTGAAGTTAACGGTCAGTGAACGGTACACATAAGTATCGATGATGTCCGTCGCGTTCAGCAGCAGCCCGTTATTGCCGACGATGTTCCAGAATAGATCGAATTGTCCCTTCAGTATTCCGCCGACCGCGAACAGCAGCAGAATAATGACGGTCGGCTTGAGCAGCGGAAGGGTGACATAACGGATGCGCTGCCATTTGGAAGCTCCGTCCACGTAAGCGGCCTCATAAATGCTCTCGTCGATCCCCATAATGGAAGCCAGATAAATGACCGTTCCATAGCCCAGGCTCTTCCAGATCTCAACGACAACAATGATGATCGGCCAGACCCAGGGGGTGCGGTAGAAATCGAACTTCTCCATGCCCAGCGAAGTGAACATATTGTTGAGTACGCCGTAGTTAAAATTGAACAGGTTATAGATAATAGAGCCGATAATAACCATCGAGACAAAATAAGGCATGAACATCAGCGTCTGCGAGGTTTTAACGAACCGCTTGAACGCAATCTCCTTGAGCAGCACAGCCATCCCGATCTGGCACACATTACTAAGAATGATGAATGCCACATTGTAGAGGATGGTATTGCGCGTCAGCTTCCAGATAATCGAGTCCGCCCCGCCCTTGAACAGAAACTCGAAATTCTGCAGGCCGACGAACGGGCTCAGAAGTCCTTTGCTAAAATCATAATTGGTAAATGCATTGTACAGCCCGGCAAGTGGCAGGTAGTTAAAGGCTATAAAATAGGCGAACAGCGGGATGAGCATAAAATAATAGGTTTTGTGCGCTCTAAAGTCCGCGAATGGCTTAGCTTTCCGTTTAAGCGCTTTCTTATTAAGCGCTTTCGAAGCAGCCGGTGATACCTGGTTCATGCAATCACTTCTCCTTTCATCCCTAATTCTACCGCCGCGGCGGCACGGGAAAAATCACAAATAACCAAGATTCCTTGCAAAAAAGGAGGCAGTTTCCCCTGGCACTGAGTCCATGCAGGCACAAAAAAAGAAGGCCGTGGGCCTTCTTTTACAGGATTATTTAAAGAAATAAAGGTTTACAGATCGACTTTCCAATTGCCCATCATATGTGCGATTTTCGGATCCAGGTAAGAACCGAAGAGACTAGACCGTGTATCAAGGGCAGCCATTTGTTTCATATCCTCTGAACGGAGCTCAAAATCAAAAATATTAATGTTCTCGGCAATACGCTCTTTTCTGACTGATTTAGGAATGACAACGACCCCACGCTGAACAAGCCAGCGCAATACGACTTGGGCGACAGACTTATTGTGTTTTGCTGCCAGCGAGACCAATACCTCGTTACCGAATAGGTTGTTGAGGCCTTCAGCAAACGGAGCCCACGACTGGTGCTGTACCCCCTGTTCTTTCATAAAAGCTGCACTCTCTGCCTGCTGGTAGAACGGATGCGTCTCGATCTGGTTGACGGCGGGTGTTATTTCGTTATGGACAATCAGGTCCATCAGACGGTCAGGCAGGAAATTGCTGACCCCGATCGCCCTGCTTTTGCCTTCGCGGTACAGTTCTTCCATCGCCCGCCAAGCACCATAGTAATCACCGAATGGCTGGTGAATCAGGTACAGATCAAGATAGTCAAGCTGGAGCTTCTTAAGGGATTTATCAAACGCCAGCTTAGCGCTCCCGTAGCCGGCATCCTGAACCCAGAGCTTGGTCGTGATGAACAGCTCCTCACGCGGTATACCGCTGCGCTTAATCGCGCGGCCTACCGCTTCCTCATTTAGATAACCGGCGGCGGTATCGATTAAGCGGTAACCGGCCATCAGCGCTTCATACACGGCGTTCTCGCATTCTTGGGCATCAGGAATCTGGTAAACTCCGAAGCCGATGAGCGGCATTTTTACACCATTGTTTAATGTAACATTGTGCATTGTAATTCCTCCCGGTTAAATGTTTAACAGCAACGGCGCGTAGCCCCTGAACCGGACATTGCAGCAGGGATTTCACCTACGGCTCATTTGCGTTACACTAATCTTAGGTCCTTCGTGTTACACGAAGTCAAGCAGATTCAAAAAAATGAACGGAGGATTTCATATGCATACAGTCAAGGAAGCTGCTCAAATAACGGGACTCACTGAACACGCAATACGCTTTTACACGGATAAAGGTTTGGTGCCCAGCATACAGCGAAATCAAAACAATATCCGGATATTTGACGAAGAATCGATTAACTGGCTCCATGGCATCAAATGCCTTAAACAATCCGGGATGCCCATTGAGGCCATCAAAATGTACGTGACTCTCTGCCTTGAAGGAGAAGCAACCCTCTCACAACGCTACGCACTCATGATGGAGCATAAAGAGGACGCACTTGCTAAGCTTGAAGAAGCCAAACAGCATATCGCCCATCTGGAACAAAAAACCGCCTTGTATCAGGCTATTCTGGAGCAACGCTCTCCTGATACAATGAATCCGGGCAACTGGGACAAGATCAAGCATATGCATAGTGACGTGTTTTACTCGCCTGCAGCTCATAAAGCGGATCATAGAGGTTAGATGGAAAGGGAAATTGTTTATAGTAACGAGAACCAGATTTATTCAGAAAGTGATCCAACGTTTCATGCAGAAGCAGGATTGCTACGGAAATTCTGTGCAGAAGCACACCTTACCGATTTACAGGAGTACACGTTATATTCAAGCTGTGAATCTTCAAATATATTGAGGTTCGGTATAACTTTTATTTTAGTGTTCGTGGTTTTACTCGTCTTAATTGGAGCCTTTCAATTTATAACTCCAACCCATTGAACTATCGGGAAACGATAGTTTGTAATACAGAGAAAGCAGCAGATCAATGATCGGGTGCTTTTATTCAGCATACGAGCAGTTAGTTGAACAAGATAAGTGGAGGTTTTATGTCGCAATTGACGCAAACTGTGCATTAGTGAATTCCAAACGAGCTCGTTTTGAGGACTCCAATATAAAAACCAACAGCTGTCTTAAACTGAGAAAAAGAGTTTAGACTACTGTTGGTTTATTGAACTGAATTTTCGTTAGCGTAATGCTTAATTCTATATCCAGTCTTTGAAATGATCTGTTACAAATTGAATCTCGCTTTCATAGTGAGCCAAGTGTCCCCCATCAACCATTTTTAGAAAAGCAAGATTTCCTTCGAAGGCTCCATTTCTCAATGTATCGCACATAGTAGTCAATCGTTTGATAATCCACTCACGCAGGTCATTAGGCACGGGGGTTCCATACGATTCAAAAAACAAATGAATTCGTCGACTGCGCTCCATAGAATGTAAATCTGTTTGGTACCCTACCGTTTTTCCCGAAAAATAATCAGGCGAGAAGCTCGTAAGCGGAATCGATGTATAGAGGGTGTACGCAATGTCCCACATACGTGGACCTGGTCCAGCCATGTCAAAATCAATCAGCGCTACAGGAATCCCCTTTTGAAAGACCACATTGTACAACGCAGCGTCATTATGACATATCACTTCGTAACAATGCTCATCACTATAACTAAGCTGCCATTTTCCCTTCGTCATGAGAGTAGAGCCTTCTGTTGCATCATGGAAACGACATAAAAGGCGTGCTAAACCCACAAGTGTTTCATCCGACCACATGTAAGGTTCAAGGTCGGGGTAATCGTTTCCTGGAACTTCCCCTGAAATGAATGTTAATATTTCACGATTAGATTCATCGATTCCCAGGAATCTTGGTGCTCCCTCGAAGCTTTGCTTGTCTAGATGTATAAGTAGTTGGTGAACAGACGGACTCCAATAACCAGTGGGGCGGAGAACAGTATTCTCCTTACGGACAATGAGGTTAACATTTCCGCCCTGTAATACTTCGTCCTGAGTCATTATACCGTGCTCCTCTTATTTATTTAATATTACTATTCTAATCCTGGTTCACCATAATTATCAAATAAACTGCCTGTTAGCTTAATCCATCGAAAGTCTAATACTTATTTTCTCTTGACAGAAATTATTCTGTTAGTTGTTACACAGTACGAAGATGCGCTGCAGCATCAGTAATATGAGGGACTGATAGCCCAGGGAGGGAAACAACATAAAAAGAGAGCTGCTTTCGCAACTCTCTCATGAACAGCCATTTACTCCGGCATGATCCAAACGATCTCACAGATGCGTACAAAGAATTTTGTGCCTCTGGTATCCAATACAACATGGTCAGGTTTTACATCTATCACACAGCCGCTGATACCTCCGCGAGTGGTTTCAATTACCACCTGCTTACCCTTTACGGACATTAAGGTTTCTACGACATAGGGATCAATAGGATAGACCATGATTGATTGCGGCATTTGGTGATGCATTGGGTACATTTGATTATTTAGCACTCTGTTACCTCCTAAATGGTTATACATCATCCTATGCAGATGCCTAAAGTAAGGAGCTAGGCGGGTGCCTATCATGGGTAGAGGGTAAATGTTTTGACACAAATTAATTTCAAGTGGAGTGTTAGGTCTGGGATTGCAATAATAACAGTCAACTGTAATCAACCATACATTACTATATTTTGTAATCAAGACTCCCTACTGCACAGTACGAAGATATTGTGCAGTACAAGAAAGCATGCTTATTCAACTAACGGGCAGTTTAACGCTATAAGCCCTCGGGATTAGTATGCTTAAGCAAGAAAAGTATT contains these protein-coding regions:
- a CDS encoding glycoside hydrolase family 43 protein, whose translation is MASAYLFVHFREKETPDGEQVYFGLSRDGFNWEQVNGCEPVLWSQKGDKGVRDHTIVRAQSGKFYILSTDLSLANNFNTKYQGQWQNIARSGSKHLVLWESGDLVNWSEERLVGLGDEDFGCLWAPEVFHDAGRDEYVIHFSAAHASNHFGDKAIFYTRTRDFISFDKPQLLCRKDGSGILLQHGETLTGAYTENMSFAAEMAKLTPGAYEGPTAFKLPDGKWCLMLDFYGVRGEGQGYVPFVADTLRGGRFVRSDEQFSFPYRFKHGTVLAITADEYERIRRHFS
- a CDS encoding glycosyl hydrolase family 28 protein is translated as MDKLVVYTAPPDVPGKEDFAVYVRIPGEAWQQLFVYEVKVDMHNVRSASMAYFDMSGKVEVRVESLKQPVHEAVIRPLSVDLPFKQTDMELTFMLDRPQKLSIEINGERFSNLHLFVNPCERDAPDPQQDNVLLLQPAIHRTEDIYRLLAEAEGTDGRVRDTLYFAPGMHYIEETLLRIPSGITVYIAGGAVVAGSMVCDHVHDVSIRGRGIIRLSDFHRFSAFRGIRIRFSEHISVEGIITLDPPHYSIYIGKSRQVSIRNFKSFSTRGWSDGIDMMACTDIEIDDVFLRTSDDCIAIYGSRWDYYGSSSGIRVRNSILWADVAHPLMIGTHGDHHGDGDIIEDIVFENIDILEHHEPQTNYMGAMAINAGDKNTVRNVLYRNIRVEPFELGRLIDLRVVWNKDYNPVPGRRIEHICFENVSYNGSNAHPIQIYGYDDERTADHVSFKRLKVNGQTILLPEQGLLEVNEYVRGILFEE
- a CDS encoding extracellular solute-binding protein, which produces MKRKQITKTMFVTSMALLLGLSTACSNSNSGSGNSGSEPAKTGNSAATDAPKEIVELKAITMGNEPKSGLDTFYKELDALTEKDLGIRVRFDYIPWGDEKNQISRAIAAKEYDLYVGGAWSDFANFATKNAFADLTPLLEETPDLVEHYKGSLDRVKIDGKVFGIPQYNKPGGGGEGMLYREDLRQKWGLPEISSLETAEQYLYKAKEEYPSTPMLNDKRFGTNIYSQLIASKYYTVAADYAVAAYDDPYKIISIYDTPEYKEAVAKAKQWYDDGIVDHDVLAAQGNATAETLELMKVDQKPLEFNNHFGAVSNNYINQLKEALPDSTYGWYDFLMDNNAPAFLPRMSPSTITMISVGANSQYALQALKLIEKAHTDPTYYNLLAYGVEGENYNLDGEGFINYEGIPTDNIKPAWTGLADGYMALQVKYPGEWKSIYDELQAEGIKRSEAGGTDPYEGFSFDTSSLATELSNLETVKTQYIQPLSVGMTNDIGGDLAKVQKQLKDAGFDAYLAELQKQVDAFKASK
- a CDS encoding carbohydrate ABC transporter permease encodes the protein MAVDKHGSKIRKDAGTRIFDVFAVVAVSIGALLCVIPFIIMLSGSFSTESEVVRSGYSIIPKGFTLEAYRVVFTSLGNTIGRAYMVTIYVTAVGTFLGLLCTSMGGYVLSRPDFKHRDKVSFFVYFTTLFSGGLIPTYLVVANVLHLNHSLWSVILGGLMSAFNVFLFRNFIKGIPDALMESARIDGAGDFRIYWQIIIPLTKPAMATIGLFTALGYWNNWFTYSLYLITDKDKWGLQYLLYRMLSRVTDAVKGSDVLIIQQLPSETMKLATAMLVTGPVLLFYPFVQRYFVSGLVVGSVKG
- a CDS encoding ABC transporter permease subunit, with the translated sequence MNQVSPAASKALNKKALKRKAKPFADFRAHKTYYFMLIPLFAYFIAFNYLPLAGLYNAFTNYDFSKGLLSPFVGLQNFEFLFKGGADSIIWKLTRNTILYNVAFIILSNVCQIGMAVLLKEIAFKRFVKTSQTLMFMPYFVSMVIIGSIIYNLFNFNYGVLNNMFTSLGMEKFDFYRTPWVWPIIIVVVEIWKSLGYGTVIYLASIMGIDESIYEAAYVDGASKWQRIRYVTLPLLKPTVIILLLFAVGGILKGQFDLFWNIVGNNGLLLNATDIIDTYVYRSLTVNFSINLGTAAGLYQSVFGLLLILTVNAIVRKVDRENSLF
- a CDS encoding aldo/keto reductase, coding for MHNVTLNNGVKMPLIGFGVYQIPDAQECENAVYEALMAGYRLIDTAAGYLNEEAVGRAIKRSGIPREELFITTKLWVQDAGYGSAKLAFDKSLKKLQLDYLDLYLIHQPFGDYYGAWRAMEELYREGKSRAIGVSNFLPDRLMDLIVHNEITPAVNQIETHPFYQQAESAAFMKEQGVQHQSWAPFAEGLNNLFGNEVLVSLAAKHNKSVAQVVLRWLVQRGVVVIPKSVRKERIAENINIFDFELRSEDMKQMAALDTRSSLFGSYLDPKIAHMMGNWKVDL
- a CDS encoding MerR family transcriptional regulator — protein: MHTVKEAAQITGLTEHAIRFYTDKGLVPSIQRNQNNIRIFDEESINWLHGIKCLKQSGMPIEAIKMYVTLCLEGEATLSQRYALMMEHKEDALAKLEEAKQHIAHLEQKTALYQAILEQRSPDTMNPGNWDKIKHMHSDVFYSPAAHKADHRG
- a CDS encoding aminoglycoside phosphotransferase family protein; protein product: MTQDEVLQGGNVNLIVRKENTVLRPTGYWSPSVHQLLIHLDKQSFEGAPRFLGIDESNREILTFISGEVPGNDYPDLEPYMWSDETLVGLARLLCRFHDATEGSTLMTKGKWQLSYSDEHCYEVICHNDAALYNVVFQKGIPVALIDFDMAGPGPRMWDIAYTLYTSIPLTSFSPDYFSGKTVGYQTDLHSMERSRRIHLFFESYGTPVPNDLREWIIKRLTTMCDTLRNGAFEGNLAFLKMVDGGHLAHYESEIQFVTDHFKDWI
- a CDS encoding YuzF family protein, with amino-acid sequence MYPMHHQMPQSIMVYPIDPYVVETLMSVKGKQVVIETTRGGISGCVIDVKPDHVVLDTRGTKFFVRICEIVWIMPE